GGATGGATGCCGAACTGCTTTTGATGGATGTCGAATCAAAGAGGCTGTTGTGGCAGCAATGGAGTCTGCAGGTATAGCCGACCATCAATATGCACAGCAGTTAGCGCAGACGGTAGAGCAGCAAATGGCTGTGAAGACCGAAGTTGATATTCACGAACTACAAGATGCAGTTGAAAATTTATTAATGTCGGGCCCGTTTAAGTCGGTGGCGCGTCATTACATTGAGTACCGTCACGATAGAGATAAACACCGTGAAACCCAGAGTAAATTAAATTGTGCTATTCGCGGTTTGGTTGAGCAATCTGATAGTGCCATTTTAAACGAAAATGCCAATAAAGATGCCAAAGTCATCCCGACCCAACGAGATTTATTAGCGGGCATTGTGGCCAAGCATTATGCCAAAACGCATTTACTGCCAAAAGATGTGGTAGCCGCCCATGAAAAAGGCGAAATTCACTATCACGACTTAGATTATGCGCCTTTTTTCCCGATGTTTAACTGCATGCTAATTGATTTAGCCGGCATGTTAACGCATGGTTTTAAAATGGGTAATGCTGAAATAGAACCGCCTAAGTCTATCTCAACTGCTACCGCAGTTACGGCGCAAATTATTGCCCAGGTCGCGAGCCACATTTATGGTGGTACCACGATTAACCGTATCGACGAAGTGTTAGCTGAGTTTGTGCAAATCAGTTATCAAAAGCACCTTAGCGTCGCAAAAAAATGGCAAGTGGCTGACGTAGAAGGTTATGCCATGACGCAAACCGAAAAAGAGTGTCATGACGCATTCCAGTCACTTGAATATGAAGTGAATACCCTGCATACCGCCAACGGCCAAACGCCATTTGTCACATTTGGTTTTGGTTTAGGCGTGTCGTGGGAGTCGCGTTTAATTCAGCAATCGATGTTAACTGTACGTATGGCGGGTTTAGGTAAAAATCGTAAAACAGCAGTCTTTCCAAAATTGGTGTTTGCCATTAAAGATGGCGTGAATCATAAAGCGACTGATGTTAATTACGATATCAAAAAGATGGCCTTAACGTGTTCAAGTATGCGCATGTACCCAGATATTCTCAATTATGATCAAGTCGTGAAAGTCACCGGTTCGTTTAAAACCCCAATGGGATGTCGCTCATTTTTGGGCGCCTATGAAGAAAATGGTCAATTGGTCCATGAAGGCCGCAATAATCTAGGTGTTGTCAGTCTTAATTTACCGCGTATAGCGTTGGAAGCAGGTAAAGATGAACAGCGTTTTTATCAAATACTCGATGAGCGTTTGTTAATTGCCCGCAAAGCCTTAGAAACGCGTATTGCCCGTTTAGCCGGAGTCAAAGCACGAGTGGCACCAATCCTTTATATGGAAGGCGCCTGTGGTGTGCGCCTAAATGCGGATGATGATGTGAGCGAAATCTTTAAAAATGGCCGGGCATCAATTTCGTTAGGGTTTATTGGTCTTCACGAAACCATTAATGCTTTATATAGCAATGCTGAACATGTGTTTGATAACACACAATTACGTGATAAAGCTGTCGCCATTATTAGTCATTTAAAGCAAGCCACTGAGTCTTGGAAACAACAAACAGGTTATGGCTTTAGTTTATACAGTACCCCAAGTGAAAATTTATGCAGCCGTTTTTGTCAGCTTGATACTACCCAGTTTGGCGTAGTGGCAGGTGTGACCGACAAAGGCTATTACACCAATAGTTTTCACTTAGATGTCGAAAAGAAAGTAAATCCTTTTGATAAGATTGATTTTGAACAACCTTATCCAGCGATCGCTAATGGTGGGTTTATTTGTTACGGCGAATATCCCAACATGCAGCACAATATTGAAGCGCTCGAAAACGTTTGGGATTACAGTTATAGCCGAGTGCCATATTACGGCACCAATACTCCCATTGATGAGTGTTACGAGTGCGGTTT
The nucleotide sequence above comes from Shewanella sp. Arc9-LZ. Encoded proteins:
- the nrdD gene encoding anaerobic ribonucleoside-triphosphate reductase — translated: MLVVVKRDGCRTAFDGCRIKEAVVAAMESAGIADHQYAQQLAQTVEQQMAVKTEVDIHELQDAVENLLMSGPFKSVARHYIEYRHDRDKHRETQSKLNCAIRGLVEQSDSAILNENANKDAKVIPTQRDLLAGIVAKHYAKTHLLPKDVVAAHEKGEIHYHDLDYAPFFPMFNCMLIDLAGMLTHGFKMGNAEIEPPKSISTATAVTAQIIAQVASHIYGGTTINRIDEVLAEFVQISYQKHLSVAKKWQVADVEGYAMTQTEKECHDAFQSLEYEVNTLHTANGQTPFVTFGFGLGVSWESRLIQQSMLTVRMAGLGKNRKTAVFPKLVFAIKDGVNHKATDVNYDIKKMALTCSSMRMYPDILNYDQVVKVTGSFKTPMGCRSFLGAYEENGQLVHEGRNNLGVVSLNLPRIALEAGKDEQRFYQILDERLLIARKALETRIARLAGVKARVAPILYMEGACGVRLNADDDVSEIFKNGRASISLGFIGLHETINALYSNAEHVFDNTQLRDKAVAIISHLKQATESWKQQTGYGFSLYSTPSENLCSRFCQLDTTQFGVVAGVTDKGYYTNSFHLDVEKKVNPFDKIDFEQPYPAIANGGFICYGEYPNMQHNIEALENVWDYSYSRVPYYGTNTPIDECYECGFIGEFNCTSKGFVCPKCGNHEPSRVSVTRRVCGYLGSPDARPFNFGKQEEVKRRVKHL